Part of the Cloacibacterium caeni genome is shown below.
CGCAAATTGCTTTTGAAAATTTCGAAGAAGAACTGAAATCTACAGATATTCTTATCGTTGCAACTGGCGCTTCACACCCGATTATTCATCAGAAACATTTTCCAAACGGAAAAGAAACCTTGGTGATAGACCTTTCTATTCCAAATAATGTAGATAAAAAAGTGGCGGAAAATAAAGCGGTGCAATTGGTAGATGTAGACGAATTGTCTAAGCATATTCAAGAAACCATCGAGCAACGTAAGAAAGAAATTCCTAAAGCGGAGAAAATCATCAAGGAAATGACCAAAGAGTTTTTGGCTTGGGAAAGAAAAAGAAAATTCGCGCCGAATATTCATCAATTTAAAGCTGCGCTGAAACACATCGAAGACCATGAAATGCATAATTTCCACAGAAAACACAGATATGTGGATATAGAAGACATGGAACTCACCGAAAAATTGATTCAAAAAATCACCAATAGATTTGCGAAATATATCATCGAAAATCCGCTTCGTGCTGAAGAAGTTACTAAGTTGATGAACGAAATTTTGGTAGAACAACCCAAAGAAGAGTTCAACAAAAAACATCAGTAATTTTAGAATTTACGATTTAGAATTTACGAAGTTTTCAAGAAAAGAAATTTTTATAATGATTAGAATAGGTACCAGAAATTCGCCTCTTGCAATGTGGCAAGCAAAAGAAGTAGAACAAAAATTACAAAATTTAGGCTACGAAACAGTGCTGGTTCCTGTGCTTTCTTCTGGGGATAAAAACCTTAATCAGCCGCTTTATTCCCTAGGAATTACGGGCGTTTTTACCAAAGATTTAGACATTGCTTTACTCAATAATGAAATAGATATTGCAGTACATTCTCTGAAAGATGTTCCTACTATTTTACCTCAAAATATAGAAGTTTCTGCCGTTTTGGAAAGAGATTTTCCGCAAGATGTTTTGGTGAGAAAGTCTTCTTCAAAAAATAAAAATTTAGCAGAACTTAAAATTGCGACCAGCAGTTTGAGAAGAAGAGCTTTTTGGTCAGAAAAATTCCCGAACACTCAGTTTTCAGATATCAGAGGAAACGTACAAACGCGTTTAAAGAAATTAGAAGAAGGAGATTTTGATGCTACACTTTTTTCTTTGGCGGGTATTAAAAGAATGGAAATGGAGTTGGGGTATGAAATACTAGATTTTATGATTTCTGCTCCTAGTCAGGGAGTTGTAGCAATTTCGAGTAGGGTAGATGATAAGGAAACCAAAG
Proteins encoded:
- the hemC gene encoding hydroxymethylbilane synthase, which produces MIRIGTRNSPLAMWQAKEVEQKLQNLGYETVLVPVLSSGDKNLNQPLYSLGITGVFTKDLDIALLNNEIDIAVHSLKDVPTILPQNIEVSAVLERDFPQDVLVRKSSSKNKNLAELKIATSSLRRRAFWSEKFPNTQFSDIRGNVQTRLKKLEEGDFDATLFSLAGIKRMEMELGYEILDFMISAPSQGVVAISSRVDDKETKEILQKINHKTTQICVEIERNFLRTLEGGCTAPIGAIAIFEENKIKFSGRLNSLDGSKTINVVEEFEYEKSENYGKKFAEFVLENGGKEMMEEIKKQIKE